In the genome of Actinobacillus genomosp. 1, the window TTGATGAGGTAGAAAACTTTAGCCACATTTTGATTTCACCCGGCCCGGATGTACCAAGAGCTTATCCGCAAACCTTCGAAATGTTGAAACGTTTTCATCAAACCAAATCGATTTTAGGTGTGTGTTTAGGTCATCAGACGCTGTGTGAATTTTTTGGCGGCGAACTACACAATTTGAATGAAGTCAGACACGGGCAGCAACGTCCTTTAATCCAAATAAGCGACAACCCGATTTTTGACGGTTTACCCGAGCGTTTTAATATCGGTTTATATCATTCGTGGGCAATCTCGCAAAAATCGTTGGAAAACACACCGCTTATTGCCACGGCGGTTTGCGATCAAGATGTCTTAATGGCATTTAAACACCAACATTTGCCGATTTACGGCGTGCAATTCCACCCTGAATCCTTTATTACCGAACACGGTGAACAAATGCTACGCAATTGGCTTAACATTGACGATAAAAGCAAATTAGCTTAAAGAAACCTTATTGTAAGAATACAAACGATTAACAGTCTAACCGTCATCTGTTTTTATTGAGGATGAAAAGAATGAAGCTAAAAATATTTGCACTTGTCTCTTTATTAGCGAGCGGTTTAGCGAATGCCGAAACCAATTTAAAACCGACGATTTTTGAAAGTAAATTCGACTTTCAGCAAACCGTTGAAACATTAGAAACCGGTTTTAAAGATAAAGGTATGACAATTTTTACCAAGATAGATCACCAAGCCGCTGCGAAAGCCGCCGGCCTTGAAATGCAACCGGCAACCGTGATTGTTTACGGTACGCCAAAAGCCGGTACGCCGTTAATGGTAAAAGATCCAACACTTGCGTTACAATTACCGTTAAAAGTATTAGTTACCGAACCGACCAAAGGCAAAGTAGAAGTCATGTTACACAAAGCGGAACAAGTTGTCGCTCATTCAAATACGCCGTATTCAGCGGTAGAAAACAGTTTAGCGAAAGCTGAAAAATTAATTGAAGCAACTGTTGCCAAATAACTTTACCAATTAATAAATAAGCGGTCATTTTTTAGTAAATTTTGTTACAAAATCGACCGCTTATTTGTTTTTATCTCCAATTCCTGCCAATTTTCCGCTATAATTTCAAAGATTTTGTCTCCGCATTTCATACAGCGGAAAACCTATTTTTAAATCTTAAGGATATTTTTATGATGCGTTCTCATTATTGTGGTGTTTTAAACCGTTCGCACGTTGGTCAAACCGTAACATTAAGCGGTTGGGTACACCGTGTGCGTAACCTCGGTCGTTTTATTTTTATGCAAATTCGTGACCGTGAAGGTATCGTGCAAGTTTTCTTTGACGAGAAAGATGAAGCGATTTTCAAAATCGCTTCAAGCCTACGTTCAGAGGCGTGTGTGCAAATTCAAGGTGAGGTGATTGCACGAGATGAATCACAAATCAACAAAGAGATGGCGACCGGTGAAATCGAAGTGTTAGTAAAAAATGTAGTTGTGTATAACAACTCGGAAGTTTTACCGCTGGATTTCAACCAAAACAACACGGAAGAGCAACGTTTAAAATATCGCTATCTTGACTTACGCCGTCCGGAAATGGCGGAAAAACTCAAAACACGTGCGAAAATCACCAGCTTCGTACGTCGTTATATGGACGACAACGGCTTCCTTGATATCGAAACACCAATGCTAACCAAAGCAACACCGGAAGGTGCGCGTGACTATTTAGTACCAAGCCGTGTAC includes:
- a CDS encoding anthranilate synthase component II; its protein translation is MQQTMKKATNLLIIDNHDSFTFNLVDLLRKIGVPMKVVLVEQLVLDEVENFSHILISPGPDVPRAYPQTFEMLKRFHQTKSILGVCLGHQTLCEFFGGELHNLNEVRHGQQRPLIQISDNPIFDGLPERFNIGLYHSWAISQKSLENTPLIATAVCDQDVLMAFKHQHLPIYGVQFHPESFITEHGEQMLRNWLNIDDKSKLA
- a CDS encoding DUF302 domain-containing protein; amino-acid sequence: MKLKIFALVSLLASGLANAETNLKPTIFESKFDFQQTVETLETGFKDKGMTIFTKIDHQAAAKAAGLEMQPATVIVYGTPKAGTPLMVKDPTLALQLPLKVLVTEPTKGKVEVMLHKAEQVVAHSNTPYSAVENSLAKAEKLIEATVAK